One region of Syntrophobacter fumaroxidans MPOB genomic DNA includes:
- a CDS encoding sulfite exporter TauE/SafE family protein: MGELELLLVGLAAVAGGAVNALAGGGTLITFPMLTAVGVPAVAANVTNTVALCPGYLGGSLAQLNDLRGNERRMWLLVPAGMIGGIAGGILLLNTGERVFRSLVPFLILLAAGLLAAQDSVRAWLTRRAEHKGSAPPHEMWTVLPVGIAAVYGGYFGAGLSVIVLAVLGLVIDESLTRLNAIKQVIALVVNIAAAAFFLFSDQVMWSAAAVMAVGALIGGAVGGRLAGKIRPAVLRRIVVAIGVVVAGVYLVR; encoded by the coding sequence ATGGGCGAGTTGGAACTGCTTCTTGTGGGACTGGCGGCTGTTGCGGGAGGTGCTGTGAACGCCCTGGCCGGAGGCGGAACCCTGATCACGTTTCCCATGCTGACAGCGGTTGGCGTGCCGGCGGTGGCGGCCAACGTGACCAATACGGTGGCCCTGTGCCCCGGGTACCTGGGAGGGAGCCTGGCGCAGCTGAACGATTTGCGCGGAAACGAACGAAGGATGTGGCTGCTCGTTCCCGCCGGCATGATCGGAGGGATCGCGGGCGGCATTTTGCTGTTGAACACGGGCGAACGGGTCTTTCGGAGCCTTGTGCCTTTCCTGATACTGCTTGCCGCGGGCTTGCTCGCCGCGCAGGACTCGGTGCGCGCCTGGCTCACGCGTCGTGCGGAGCACAAAGGATCGGCGCCGCCGCATGAAATGTGGACGGTGTTGCCGGTCGGCATAGCCGCCGTCTATGGAGGCTATTTCGGCGCAGGGCTGAGCGTGATCGTACTGGCCGTGCTCGGGCTCGTCATCGATGAATCCCTGACCAGGTTGAACGCGATCAAGCAGGTCATAGCCCTCGTTGTCAACATCGCCGCGGCGGCCTTCTTTCTCTTCTCCGATCAGGTGATGTGGTCTGCCGCGGCGGTGATGGCGGTGGGCGCGCTGATCGGGGGAGCAGTGGGAGGCCGCCTTGCGGGAAAAATCCGACCGGCCGTGCTGCGGCGAATCGTCGTGGCCATCGGCGTGGTGGTGGCGGGGGTCTACCTGGTCCGCTAG
- a CDS encoding MucR family transcriptional regulator produces MTRKLVEISADIIQNQVSTTPMSPDELVLSLQKVFRALQDMQKSETDGTVLDLARPLEEGSEESGPPQLSPRESIQQDKIVCLECGAEMRQLTARHLVSHELTPREYRKKYGFTMRTPLSAKSLTKARSKAAKKRGLPEKLVQFLEAKKQQKAAAVMEGSPAEDSLTDKASKIPRRKKSAP; encoded by the coding sequence ATGACGAGAAAATTGGTGGAAATCAGTGCGGACATCATCCAAAACCAGGTATCCACAACTCCGATGTCTCCTGATGAACTAGTATTGTCCTTGCAGAAGGTTTTTAGGGCACTTCAGGACATGCAGAAGTCGGAGACGGACGGAACAGTATTGGATCTGGCCAGACCATTGGAAGAGGGCTCTGAAGAAAGCGGCCCGCCGCAGCTTTCACCCCGCGAATCCATTCAGCAGGACAAGATCGTGTGCCTCGAATGCGGGGCGGAGATGCGCCAGTTGACGGCCAGGCATTTGGTTTCACACGAGTTGACTCCGCGAGAATACCGAAAGAAATACGGGTTCACGATGCGGACTCCCCTGTCGGCGAAGTCTCTGACCAAGGCGAGGAGCAAGGCCGCCAAGAAGCGGGGACTGCCGGAGAAACTGGTGCAGTTCCTCGAGGCCAAGAAGCAGCAGAAGGCCGCGGCGGTAATGGAAGGCTCACCCGCGGAAGACTCCCTGACGGACAAGGCGTCCAAGATCCCCAGGAGAAAGAAAAGCGCTCCCTGA
- a CDS encoding ABC transporter substrate binding protein has product MELWIGALNLGLLYAFMAMGVFITFRIHNFPDITVDGSLTTGAAVAAVLLASGADPFLSMLAAFAAGALAGSITALIHTRLEINGLLAGILVMTGLYSVNLHIMGRSNIPLLQQTTFVSLLNAINPGLNPEVFISVALLIVMLMFWLFMSLFFRTDLGIAMRATGDNAVMAAAAGFNVGRMKVFGVALANGMVALSGALVAQYQGFADIGMGVGTVVTGLAAVIIGESILKMRSIYAHVFRVILGSVAFRLMISFALYVGMDPIDLKLLTAVFVLVTLAASRMADAKGGAARFRSGLFGVLFAKRRNAVAFGCALAIVVGVAAYGYRNSGQSRGTVAGQRAIGLVQVEDNGLLNITRDSFVAEMDRLGYKSGKNCRIDLQNANGDLPTVNAILDKFVQDGCEVIVPISTPCAQAAIHKIKDRPVVFATVANPFIIDAGKSDTEHLPNVTGVYGWAPMDRLMDIVRRIKPGKITIGCVWNPAFANSVFNVEMLRNSLTPFNGEVTLVGATVSNSSEIHQAALSLAQKNIDAFVLVPDNIVYSAFDSVVKAAGPKKIPIFMCDVERLGDGALSVLGYDYTSSGIQAARLVDRVLKGGNPRDIPFERYTKLTMGINLKAAKELGIVIPPEVTAVATVTIPEKN; this is encoded by the coding sequence ATGGAACTCTGGATAGGAGCCCTCAACCTCGGGTTGCTGTACGCGTTCATGGCCATGGGGGTTTTCATAACCTTCCGCATCCACAACTTTCCCGATATTACGGTGGACGGCAGTCTCACGACCGGCGCCGCCGTAGCCGCCGTGCTCCTCGCTTCGGGCGCCGATCCCTTCCTGTCGATGCTTGCGGCGTTCGCCGCCGGCGCTCTTGCGGGAAGCATCACGGCGCTCATCCACACACGCCTCGAAATCAACGGCCTGCTTGCGGGAATCCTGGTCATGACGGGGCTGTACTCCGTCAACCTCCATATCATGGGGCGTTCCAACATCCCTCTTCTGCAGCAGACCACCTTCGTTTCGCTCCTGAATGCAATCAATCCCGGTCTGAATCCCGAGGTCTTCATCTCCGTCGCTCTTCTAATCGTCATGCTGATGTTCTGGCTGTTCATGTCGCTCTTTTTCAGGACCGATCTCGGGATCGCCATGCGGGCCACGGGGGACAACGCCGTGATGGCCGCCGCGGCCGGCTTCAACGTCGGGAGGATGAAAGTCTTCGGTGTGGCTCTGGCCAACGGCATGGTGGCGCTGTCGGGGGCCCTCGTGGCCCAGTACCAGGGATTCGCCGACATCGGCATGGGGGTTGGGACGGTCGTGACGGGGCTCGCCGCGGTCATCATCGGCGAATCCATCCTCAAGATGCGCTCGATCTACGCCCATGTTTTCAGGGTAATCCTGGGCTCGGTGGCGTTCAGGCTGATGATCTCCTTTGCGCTCTACGTCGGAATGGACCCCATCGATCTGAAGCTTCTCACGGCGGTCTTCGTCCTCGTCACCCTCGCGGCGTCCAGAATGGCCGACGCGAAAGGCGGTGCGGCCCGGTTTCGATCGGGTCTTTTCGGCGTTCTTTTCGCGAAGCGGCGCAATGCGGTCGCGTTCGGCTGCGCGCTGGCGATCGTCGTGGGGGTGGCGGCATACGGCTACAGGAATTCAGGGCAGTCCCGGGGGACCGTCGCCGGGCAACGCGCCATCGGGCTCGTCCAGGTGGAGGACAACGGCCTTCTGAACATCACCCGAGACAGCTTCGTTGCCGAAATGGACAGGCTTGGCTACAAATCCGGGAAGAACTGCCGGATCGATCTCCAGAACGCAAACGGCGACCTTCCCACGGTGAACGCCATTCTCGACAAGTTCGTCCAGGATGGGTGCGAGGTCATCGTCCCCATCTCGACTCCTTGCGCGCAGGCTGCAATCCACAAGATCAAGGACCGGCCGGTGGTGTTCGCCACCGTTGCAAACCCTTTCATCATCGATGCCGGAAAATCCGATACCGAGCACCTTCCCAATGTGACCGGCGTGTACGGATGGGCACCAATGGACAGGCTCATGGACATCGTGCGGCGGATCAAGCCGGGGAAGATCACCATCGGGTGCGTCTGGAATCCCGCTTTCGCCAACTCCGTTTTTAACGTCGAGATGCTCCGCAACTCGCTGACGCCCTTCAATGGCGAAGTGACGCTCGTCGGCGCCACCGTCAGCAATTCTTCGGAAATCCACCAGGCCGCTCTGTCCCTTGCTCAAAAGAACATAGACGCCTTCGTGCTCGTGCCGGACAACATCGTGTACTCCGCGTTCGATTCGGTGGTGAAGGCGGCGGGACCGAAGAAGATCCCCATATTCATGTGCGATGTCGAGCGGCTGGGCGACGGGGCGCTGAGCGTCCTGGGATACGACTACACGAGCAGCGGGATCCAGGCGGCTCGTCTCGTCGATCGGGTCCTGAAAGGCGGGAATCCGCGGGATATTCCCTTCGAGCGCTACACCAAGCTCACGATGGGGATCAACCTCAAGGCTGCAAAAGAGCTTGGAATCGTCATTCCGCCCGAGGTCACGGCCGTCGCCACGGTGACGATTCCGGAAAAGAACTGA
- a CDS encoding bile acid:sodium symporter family protein gives MFTLRDGLMLVLTLSSILAGVLFPTFGAPFQPYPMYCMMVLLFFSFLPIRFSNMLYALRASWAGTLHCLLFKLVLLPVLVFVAFHSLLPEYALAALLLSGVSSGVASPFFAVLVQANMAIVLGMVVMSSILVPFTLPTLVHVLMGREMSIPFAAMSYLLGMVIFVPLFIAEVLKRFTPAVSTRLMEIRYPASLLCFVITNLGIFSKYASFLREQPSTVAVAFGVATVLAGFYFVAGTLVAHNRPPADRLAAVVSFGLINNVLVLVFSSEFFGPLEPTVAAMYNVPFFSLIIPLRFYQKWAMRRSS, from the coding sequence ATGTTCACCCTGCGAGACGGGCTCATGCTCGTCCTTACCCTGTCCTCAATTCTTGCCGGCGTTCTCTTTCCCACCTTTGGAGCCCCCTTCCAGCCCTACCCCATGTACTGTATGATGGTGCTGCTTTTCTTCAGTTTTCTTCCCATCCGATTCAGCAACATGCTGTACGCCCTCAGGGCTTCCTGGGCCGGAACGCTCCACTGCCTGCTCTTCAAGCTCGTCCTGTTGCCCGTGCTGGTATTCGTCGCTTTTCACAGCCTGCTTCCGGAGTACGCTCTTGCAGCTTTGCTGCTGTCCGGAGTCTCCAGCGGGGTCGCCTCACCCTTTTTCGCCGTCCTGGTGCAGGCCAACATGGCGATCGTGCTCGGCATGGTGGTCATGAGTTCGATTCTGGTCCCGTTCACGCTTCCCACGCTGGTACACGTGCTCATGGGCAGGGAGATGTCGATACCGTTTGCGGCCATGTCTTACCTCCTGGGCATGGTGATCTTCGTCCCCCTCTTCATTGCGGAAGTCCTGAAGCGTTTCACGCCGGCCGTGTCGACGCGGCTCATGGAAATCCGTTATCCTGCCTCGCTGTTGTGCTTTGTCATCACGAATCTCGGTATTTTTTCAAAGTACGCATCGTTCCTGCGTGAGCAGCCGTCAACCGTTGCGGTCGCTTTCGGTGTGGCAACGGTTCTGGCCGGTTTTTATTTTGTGGCGGGAACCCTCGTAGCGCATAACCGGCCTCCGGCCGACCGCCTGGCGGCGGTCGTCAGCTTCGGCCTCATCAATAACGTGCTTGTCCTCGTGTTCAGCTCGGAATTTTTCGGTCCTCTCGAGCCCACGGTCGCCGCCATGTACAACGTTCCTTTCTTCAGCCTGATCATCCCGTTGCGTTTCTACCAGAAATGGGCCATGCGCCGAAGTTCCTGA
- a CDS encoding MauE/DoxX family redox-associated membrane protein yields the protein MIRSFLKRLISSEYVALVLRIYVGYFFIYASLSKIPYPAQFAEATANYRLIPYLFLNLGAVILPWLEFVCGLFLIIGFMSRASAVLIGLMLIAFNVMVLINMYWGAPISCGCYDTVGEPIGWRKILENAAMLLFTVQIYFFDGLSVFRRRKSIVYDKSGAAAPASSR from the coding sequence ATGATCCGCTCATTTCTGAAACGACTGATCTCGAGCGAATACGTGGCTCTCGTGCTGAGAATCTATGTCGGATACTTCTTCATATACGCCAGCCTGAGCAAGATCCCCTATCCCGCGCAGTTCGCCGAGGCGACCGCGAACTACCGCCTGATACCCTACCTGTTTCTCAACCTGGGGGCCGTCATTCTGCCGTGGCTCGAGTTCGTTTGCGGGCTGTTTCTCATCATCGGCTTCATGTCGAGAGCTTCCGCAGTCCTGATCGGCCTCATGCTGATCGCATTCAACGTCATGGTGCTGATCAACATGTACTGGGGCGCTCCCATCTCGTGCGGCTGCTACGATACGGTGGGCGAGCCCATCGGTTGGAGGAAAATATTGGAGAACGCCGCCATGCTGCTCTTCACCGTGCAGATCTATTTCTTTGACGGGCTGTCCGTCTTTCGACGGCGCAAGTCGATTGTTTACGACAAGAGCGGAGCAGCCGCTCCCGCCTCGTCGCGATAG
- a CDS encoding diguanylate cyclase domain-containing protein, translating to MSDEKKSRRELVEELALLRRRVIELENLQENHRRVEEALRESEERFRFMAETTGDVLYQLRYDSMKYDYMSPSIVKLTGHSPEEIDAVGFRKLIVSIEDHGEKNLSMEAIAKNRQDGKTGEYHADYRVQTKSGEEKWLGDHSFPLRDSSGQVIGSVGILTDITRRKKMEAKLRELNRKLERLATLDGLTRVANRRSLDRFLDLEWRRTRRERAPMALILSDIDHFKLYNDTYGHLAGDDCLRAVATAIKECAKRPMDLVARYGGEEFAVVLPNTNADGAVHIAETICREVENLRVRHPESSTGEFLTLSCGVAAMVPREESTPEALVAAADEALYEAKKQGRNRVVLKDRGR from the coding sequence ATGAGCGATGAAAAGAAGAGCCGGCGGGAGTTGGTGGAGGAACTCGCCCTGCTGCGTCGGCGCGTCATCGAGTTGGAAAACCTGCAGGAAAACCACAGACGAGTGGAAGAGGCATTGCGGGAAAGCGAGGAACGTTTCCGATTCATGGCGGAAACGACGGGAGACGTGCTCTACCAGCTCCGATACGACTCCATGAAATACGACTACATGAGTCCCTCCATTGTAAAACTCACCGGCCATTCGCCCGAGGAAATCGATGCCGTCGGGTTCAGGAAGCTCATCGTCAGCATCGAGGATCATGGAGAGAAAAACCTCTCCATGGAGGCAATCGCCAAGAACCGGCAGGACGGCAAGACCGGCGAGTACCACGCGGACTACCGGGTGCAAACGAAGAGCGGCGAAGAAAAGTGGCTGGGGGACCATTCCTTCCCGTTGCGGGACAGCTCCGGACAGGTGATCGGGTCGGTTGGAATTCTCACCGACATCACGCGGCGAAAGAAAATGGAGGCGAAGCTTCGAGAACTGAACAGGAAACTGGAGCGTCTTGCCACCCTCGACGGCCTGACCCGGGTGGCCAACCGGCGCAGCCTGGACCGGTTCCTTGACCTGGAATGGCGGCGCACGCGGCGCGAGCGGGCACCCATGGCGCTCATCCTCAGCGACATCGATCATTTCAAACTCTACAACGACACGTACGGCCACCTCGCCGGGGATGACTGCCTGCGGGCGGTGGCCACCGCCATCAAGGAATGTGCGAAACGTCCCATGGACCTCGTCGCACGCTACGGAGGCGAGGAATTCGCCGTTGTCTTGCCTAACACCAATGCGGACGGAGCCGTCCACATCGCCGAGACCATCTGCCGGGAGGTCGAGAACCTGCGCGTTCGTCACCCGGAATCCTCCACGGGTGAATTCTTGACCCTGAGCTGTGGGGTCGCCGCCATGGTCCCGCGCGAGGAAAGTACTCCCGAGGCGCTCGTCGCCGCAGCGGACGAAGCGCTTTACGAAGCCAAGAAGCAGGGGCGCAACCGAGTCGTTTTGAAGGATCGAGGGCGGTAG
- a CDS encoding cyclic nucleotide-binding domain-containing protein — protein sequence MTEYEIENINSLSKSPLFRDIPKDRLAEIARSAQNRIVPQHGFVIRQGDAADVFYVIASGRVRVTKKNERGMERELGFLGPGDNFGEIALLTGEPRAADVVALEETRCMVFSKEQFDALLTEFPYIYTKFVKEMRQWLLKDDEVIFEEAEEAYQASRLSWYQFVLIIAVTVVLALSFNRSNPNGIPLFPSMPDRNAFPAVTVSTAMEELERGDALIVDAMPSNFYQKRHIKNAINMPLALFDIVYTMTFDEEDKARKIVVYGTTISKPYDLEVAEKLAARGHTNVGILNGGLAEWEAKGYPVEGKAKE from the coding sequence ATGACCGAGTACGAAATCGAGAATATAAACAGCCTCTCCAAGAGCCCGCTTTTTCGCGATATCCCCAAAGACAGGCTGGCGGAGATCGCACGCTCCGCTCAAAACCGGATCGTGCCGCAGCATGGCTTTGTGATCAGGCAGGGCGATGCCGCGGACGTCTTTTACGTCATCGCCTCGGGCCGCGTCCGGGTGACCAAGAAGAACGAACGGGGAATGGAGCGAGAGCTCGGCTTCCTCGGCCCGGGGGACAACTTCGGCGAGATAGCGCTGCTCACGGGCGAGCCCAGGGCGGCGGATGTGGTCGCCCTGGAAGAGACGCGCTGCATGGTCTTTTCAAAAGAGCAGTTTGACGCCCTGTTGACGGAGTTCCCCTATATTTACACGAAATTCGTCAAGGAAATGCGGCAGTGGCTGCTCAAGGACGATGAGGTGATTTTCGAGGAAGCCGAGGAGGCCTACCAGGCCTCGCGACTTTCCTGGTACCAGTTCGTTTTGATCATTGCAGTGACCGTCGTCCTCGCGCTGTCGTTCAATCGCTCGAATCCCAACGGAATCCCTTTGTTTCCCTCGATGCCCGACCGGAACGCCTTTCCCGCCGTCACCGTTTCCACGGCCATGGAGGAGTTGGAGCGGGGAGACGCCCTCATCGTGGACGCGATGCCCTCCAACTTTTATCAGAAACGCCACATCAAGAACGCGATCAATATGCCTCTCGCTCTTTTTGACATCGTCTACACCATGACGTTCGACGAGGAAGACAAGGCCAGGAAGATCGTCGTTTACGGGACGACGATAAGCAAGCCGTACGACCTGGAAGTCGCGGAGAAGCTGGCCGCTCGAGGCCACACGAACGTGGGCATTCTGAACGGGGGCCTGGCGGAATGGGAAGCGAAGGGCTACCCCGTTGAAGGAAAGGCGAAAGAATGA
- a CDS encoding peroxiredoxin, with translation MSEPVRLTPGKDAPEFCLTSSDGAQVCLSDLRGKWVVLYFYPKDGTSGUTTEALEFSGLKEDFTRLGAVVLGVSKDSMQSHRKFIEQRDIRITLLSDEEKEVLEAYGAWQIKKMYGKESWGVVRSTVLIDPEGKIAGAWPKVSRAAGHAFDVLEALRNKVE, from the coding sequence ATGAGCGAGCCGGTTCGCCTCACACCGGGGAAAGATGCCCCCGAGTTTTGCCTGACTTCCTCCGATGGAGCCCAGGTATGCCTCTCGGACCTGAGGGGCAAATGGGTCGTTCTCTACTTTTACCCCAAGGACGGCACATCCGGGTGAACGACCGAGGCCCTGGAGTTTTCGGGGCTCAAGGAAGACTTCACGCGGCTGGGCGCCGTGGTTTTGGGCGTGAGCAAGGATTCCATGCAATCCCACCGGAAATTCATCGAGCAGCGGGATATCCGGATAACCCTGCTCTCCGACGAGGAGAAGGAGGTGCTCGAAGCCTATGGGGCCTGGCAGATAAAAAAGATGTATGGCAAGGAATCATGGGGTGTGGTGAGAAGCACCGTCCTGATCGACCCCGAAGGGAAAATCGCCGGAGCTTGGCCCAAGGTGTCCAGAGCGGCCGGGCACGCCTTCGATGTACTCGAAGCGTTGAGGAATAAGGTGGAATAG
- a CDS encoding TlpA family protein disulfide reductase: MRHKPFLKYLQLLTLLLLFLQCYSTHGAEDEQFTVGTRVPSFTLPAPENAQAQKYLELASAQPFTISKIGAKIVVIEFFSAMCPHCQTNAPIVNRLYKAIQDDARLSKDVKLIGIAVGNNKKQADAFRKTYKVPFPVFLDEEYGITGPLGGVDTPTMLVLATADSKVLACHVGVITDFDAVLKELRELSKKQ; encoded by the coding sequence ATGAGGCACAAACCATTTCTGAAATATCTCCAGCTGCTGACTCTCCTCTTGTTGTTCCTGCAATGCTATTCAACCCATGGCGCCGAGGACGAGCAGTTCACCGTCGGGACCCGGGTTCCCTCGTTCACCCTGCCGGCCCCCGAAAACGCTCAGGCTCAGAAGTATCTCGAGTTGGCTTCGGCCCAGCCGTTCACCATTTCCAAGATTGGCGCGAAGATCGTCGTGATCGAGTTCTTCAGTGCCATGTGCCCGCACTGCCAAACGAACGCCCCCATAGTCAACAGGCTCTACAAAGCGATTCAGGATGACGCCCGGCTCTCGAAAGATGTTAAATTAATAGGGATAGCCGTCGGTAACAACAAGAAGCAGGCTGACGCATTCAGAAAGACGTACAAGGTTCCGTTCCCGGTGTTTCTCGACGAGGAGTACGGCATCACCGGCCCCCTGGGAGGCGTCGACACACCCACCATGCTCGTCCTGGCCACAGCCGACAGCAAGGTGCTCGCCTGCCATGTTGGAGTCATTACGGATTTCGATGCGGTTCTGAAGGAACTCAGGGAACTCAGCAAGAAGCAATAG
- a CDS encoding STAS domain-containing protein has protein sequence MLDVTVSEDSGFKRVALKGRMDGMSSPDLERRLEELIRGGERVLVVDLGAVSFISSAGLRVLLLAQKSLGKVHGEVLLLRVPDVVLGILRASGMLDYFRFFADEAAICTHAAKGTASTWIETLEADGVSIRWLDRGGAPGSLKVLGSLEPLALAAYTERDVVSVRAGELRFGAGFAAMGERYEEYSLVFGESVLVDGHFYCYPAVRHAAVDFMLATEQGAGLEYRFLHGFGFTGEYRGIAAFESAEGFIDLNRLIGLACDRVQANALGLVLLAESKGLWGMHMKRIPTTENTPGDGGEIFDASNFAAWMNFPVEPADADCIVMGAGIVIRDRELERSEVHRILPSGSNFHIHAAVFSREPLSKNPESFEAELKRAATELEVFKVQHLLGRSCFSRGMLGIIELKG, from the coding sequence ATGCTGGACGTGACGGTAAGTGAAGATTCCGGATTCAAACGGGTTGCTTTGAAGGGGCGCATGGACGGGATGAGCTCGCCGGACTTGGAACGGCGGCTCGAAGAACTGATCCGTGGCGGGGAGAGGGTGCTGGTCGTCGACCTGGGTGCCGTGAGCTTCATAAGCAGCGCGGGGTTACGCGTGCTGCTCCTTGCGCAGAAGAGCCTCGGGAAAGTGCATGGCGAGGTTTTGCTCTTGAGGGTGCCCGACGTCGTGCTGGGCATACTGCGGGCGAGCGGGATGCTCGACTATTTTCGATTCTTTGCCGATGAAGCGGCAATTTGCACTCACGCCGCCAAGGGAACGGCATCGACCTGGATCGAGACCCTTGAAGCGGACGGAGTCTCAATTCGATGGCTGGATCGGGGCGGTGCTCCGGGATCGTTGAAAGTGCTGGGTTCCCTGGAGCCTCTGGCCCTTGCCGCCTATACGGAAAGGGACGTGGTCAGCGTCAGGGCCGGTGAGCTCCGGTTCGGCGCGGGGTTCGCCGCGATGGGGGAGCGCTATGAAGAGTACAGCCTGGTTTTCGGGGAATCGGTCCTTGTCGACGGCCATTTCTATTGCTACCCGGCAGTGAGACACGCCGCCGTCGATTTCATGCTCGCCACGGAGCAGGGGGCGGGTCTCGAATACAGGTTTCTTCACGGTTTCGGGTTCACCGGGGAATACCGGGGCATTGCGGCGTTCGAGAGCGCGGAGGGCTTCATCGATCTGAACCGGCTGATAGGGCTCGCCTGCGATCGGGTCCAAGCCAATGCACTCGGCCTGGTCCTGCTCGCCGAAAGCAAAGGCCTGTGGGGGATGCACATGAAGCGGATCCCCACGACGGAGAACACCCCCGGCGACGGCGGCGAAATCTTCGATGCCTCGAATTTCGCCGCGTGGATGAACTTTCCTGTGGAACCGGCGGATGCCGATTGCATCGTCATGGGAGCCGGCATCGTGATAAGGGACAGGGAGCTCGAACGGTCCGAGGTCCATCGGATCCTGCCCTCCGGAAGCAATTTCCACATCCACGCGGCGGTTTTTTCCAGGGAGCCCCTCAGCAAGAATCCCGAGAGCTTTGAAGCCGAACTGAAGCGCGCCGCGACGGAGCTCGAAGTCTTCAAAGTGCAGCACCTCCTGGGACGGAGTTGCTTCAGTCGGGGAATGCTGGGCATCATCGAACTGAAGGGATGA
- a CDS encoding FadR/GntR family transcriptional regulator has protein sequence MADEVASPGKRYLYNEVVERIKEMIRLGELRVGGKIPPERTLAERFKVSRNCVRQAIQALSERKILESRRGDGTYVRAAEESAVIDSFAMAIQARKDLIREILEFRLLVEPQIAALAARNVTPEELDRLKVIVCDQERRHLAGMEDSELDAAFHLLLAEASKNRVVREVMETVNGILAESRSESLRTAARRRVSVVGHLRIIDALEVGDPGLACTAMREHLESVERIIMSGVGEDRSGDGGKTGR, from the coding sequence ATGGCGGACGAAGTCGCTTCCCCCGGGAAAAGGTATCTCTACAACGAAGTCGTCGAGCGGATCAAAGAAATGATCCGCCTCGGTGAGCTGCGGGTGGGCGGGAAAATCCCTCCGGAGCGGACTCTGGCCGAGCGTTTCAAGGTGTCGCGCAACTGCGTCAGGCAGGCGATCCAGGCGCTTTCAGAAAGAAAGATTCTCGAAAGCCGCCGGGGCGACGGCACGTATGTGCGTGCCGCGGAAGAATCCGCTGTGATCGACTCGTTTGCGATGGCGATCCAGGCCCGTAAGGACTTGATCCGGGAGATCCTGGAATTCCGGTTGCTCGTGGAACCCCAGATTGCGGCTCTGGCGGCCAGGAACGTTACTCCGGAAGAATTGGACCGTCTCAAAGTCATCGTCTGTGATCAGGAGAGGAGGCATCTGGCGGGGATGGAGGATTCCGAGCTGGATGCGGCGTTCCACCTGCTGTTGGCCGAGGCGTCGAAGAACAGGGTCGTGAGGGAGGTGATGGAAACGGTGAACGGGATACTTGCCGAGAGCCGGTCGGAATCCCTCAGGACTGCGGCCCGAAGGCGTGTTTCGGTGGTTGGGCACCTGAGGATCATCGACGCCCTTGAGGTTGGAGACCCCGGCCTGGCATGTACGGCCATGCGGGAGCACTTGGAATCGGTGGAACGGATCATTATGAGCGGCGTCGGGGAAGACCGGAGCGGAGACGGGGGGAAGACCGGGCGCTGA
- a CDS encoding NfeD family protein, with protein MKTLIASLLIGVLVFELAEHVILPLMWLLLKRRKVSMCDVQSMVGQTAEVKQWKGKKGKVELGGELWNATSHAPIVPGSRVVIEDVDGLLLKVKSEDTG; from the coding sequence ATGAAGACGTTGATCGCAAGCCTGTTGATAGGAGTCCTGGTTTTTGAGCTCGCCGAGCACGTGATTCTTCCGCTGATGTGGCTGCTCCTCAAACGGAGGAAAGTTTCCATGTGTGATGTGCAAAGCATGGTCGGGCAAACCGCCGAAGTGAAGCAGTGGAAAGGCAAGAAGGGGAAGGTGGAACTCGGCGGTGAACTATGGAACGCGACGAGTCACGCTCCCATCGTTCCCGGCTCACGAGTCGTCATCGAAGACGTGGATGGGCTGCTGTTGAAGGTCAAATCCGAGGACACCGGCTGA